In one Echinicola marina genomic region, the following are encoded:
- a CDS encoding aminotransferase-like domain-containing protein — MNLYEKLAEDLERQIKKGTFHYGDRLPSVRSIHQETGVSISTVLQSMYLLESKGLIEARPKKGYFVSPYLRPEQNNPVVSQPIARKGKRDIEDFIQKVYGPMDSDKSLTNFSVGVPSPEMLPIAKLKKIVRDMMRDLPDACIHYEPIMGSEYLRRQVAKRTLLWENSLSADDLVTTHGCMNSLAFALMSLTQKGDSIITESPVYFGTLQLAKSLGLNVIEMSTHSEYGLDLEAVKKTVKETRISAIIVVSNFSNPMGYCMPDQNKRTLVKICTEQQVPLIEEDLYGDVYFGADRPLSCKSIDTDGIVLWCSSVSKTLAPGYRVGWIAPGRFLDQICKTKLYHNVASSSLTQEVIARFMDKGRYENHLRQLRIGLHHNLLKYLQVIYKYFPENTKVTYPNGGFLLWIELDPKIDTTLIYDDALEQGIKYAPGRMFTLRDQFKNCLRLSFGLDWNEKTSHSLIKLGELLKRQLI; from the coding sequence ATGAATTTGTACGAAAAACTGGCAGAGGATCTGGAAAGACAGATCAAAAAGGGCACCTTTCATTATGGGGACAGGCTTCCTTCTGTGCGCAGCATCCATCAGGAAACAGGTGTGAGCATAAGTACCGTTTTACAATCCATGTACCTACTGGAAAGTAAAGGTTTGATAGAAGCCCGGCCCAAAAAAGGCTATTTTGTAAGCCCTTACCTTAGGCCTGAACAAAACAATCCTGTTGTTTCCCAACCTATTGCAAGAAAAGGAAAAAGGGACATTGAAGACTTTATCCAAAAAGTCTATGGTCCCATGGACAGTGATAAAAGCCTTACCAATTTTTCGGTAGGAGTGCCTTCGCCAGAAATGCTTCCCATCGCCAAACTCAAAAAAATCGTTCGGGACATGATGCGGGACTTGCCGGATGCCTGCATCCATTATGAACCCATTATGGGCAGCGAATACCTCCGTAGACAAGTAGCAAAGCGGACATTGCTTTGGGAAAACAGCTTGTCGGCGGATGATCTGGTCACTACCCATGGCTGTATGAATTCCCTGGCATTTGCCCTGATGTCCCTGACCCAGAAGGGAGACAGCATCATCACCGAAAGCCCTGTGTACTTTGGCACCTTGCAGTTGGCCAAGAGCCTTGGGCTCAATGTCATTGAAATGTCCACACATAGTGAATATGGTTTGGATTTGGAAGCTGTGAAAAAGACCGTCAAAGAAACGCGAATTTCGGCGATCATCGTGGTCAGTAATTTCTCCAACCCCATGGGCTACTGCATGCCTGATCAAAACAAAAGGACTTTGGTAAAGATCTGCACCGAGCAACAGGTACCACTAATAGAGGAAGATTTATATGGTGATGTTTACTTTGGTGCGGATCGCCCCCTTTCCTGCAAAAGTATCGACACAGATGGTATTGTACTCTGGTGCAGCTCGGTATCCAAAACATTGGCTCCTGGATACAGGGTGGGCTGGATAGCTCCGGGAAGGTTTTTGGACCAAATTTGCAAAACCAAACTGTACCATAATGTGGCCAGTTCTTCCCTTACCCAAGAGGTCATTGCCAGGTTTATGGACAAAGGCCGTTATGAAAACCATCTACGACAACTTAGGATAGGACTACATCATAATTTACTAAAATACCTACAGGTCATTTACAAATATTTCCCTGAAAACACCAAGGTCACTTATCCCAATGGAGGTTTTTTACTATGGATAGAATTAGATCCCAAAATCGATACCACGCTCATCTATGATGATGCTTTGGAACAGGGAATCAAATATGCTCCGGGCAGGATGTTTACCCTTCGGGATCAATTTAAAAATTGCCTGCGCTTAAGCTTTGGACTTGACTGGAACGAAAAAACATCCCACTCCCTGATCAAATTGGGAGAGCTGCTAAAAAGGCAGTTAATTTAG
- a CDS encoding glycoside hydrolase family 88/105 protein, producing the protein MKIQNTLFKAGLLGMISLVLACSPQGPKEEVKTEEKITDTNTPLHLLQPDYPVPYGFPKESEVKVVIDRVRDYLASTTPAEILSGKDGEVITDFTKVDEESVLKQGDFRLLSYEWGVTYSAMLLAGEVTGDEAYTNYTKERVKFIADLYPHFQKVPGKEHALHSVLYPGALDDAGALCAAFIKTDRSGVDANVRPVIENFMDYIMNKQFRLEDGTLARNRPLKNTLWLDDMYMSLPAIIQMGKYTGEQKYFDEAVRQIKLFSERMFNEEKGLYMHGWVQGMDVHPQFHWGRANGWAILTKVEVLDALPEDHPGRPMVMDLLKKHIRGLAKLQSGSGFWHQLLDQNDSYLETSATAIYTYCIAKAINEGWIDDQAHAPMTLLAWNAVSTKVNDQGQVEGTCVGTGMGFDPAFYYHRPINPYAAHGYGPVIAAGAEVIRMLQMHDFEINDSSVQLLDSSSKD; encoded by the coding sequence ATGAAAATCCAAAATACCCTTTTTAAAGCTGGATTATTGGGGATGATAAGTTTGGTGCTTGCCTGTTCTCCTCAAGGTCCGAAGGAAGAAGTGAAAACTGAAGAAAAAATTACGGATACCAATACTCCTTTGCACCTTTTACAGCCGGATTATCCTGTGCCTTATGGTTTTCCTAAGGAATCAGAGGTCAAAGTCGTCATAGACCGTGTAAGGGACTATCTTGCAAGTACTACACCAGCAGAAATTCTAAGCGGCAAGGATGGTGAAGTCATTACGGATTTTACTAAAGTGGATGAGGAATCTGTTTTAAAGCAGGGTGATTTTAGGTTATTGAGTTATGAATGGGGAGTGACCTATTCTGCCATGCTTTTGGCCGGAGAGGTGACTGGAGATGAAGCTTATACCAACTATACCAAAGAGCGTGTGAAGTTTATTGCTGATCTGTATCCACATTTCCAAAAAGTACCGGGCAAGGAGCATGCTTTGCATTCTGTGCTTTATCCAGGGGCATTGGATGATGCGGGGGCGCTTTGTGCGGCCTTTATCAAAACTGACCGAAGTGGAGTAGATGCCAATGTGCGGCCTGTGATTGAAAATTTCATGGATTATATCATGAACAAGCAGTTTAGGTTAGAGGATGGTACCTTGGCCAGAAATCGACCATTAAAAAACACCCTATGGCTGGATGATATGTACATGAGCTTACCCGCTATTATTCAAATGGGTAAATACACGGGAGAGCAAAAGTACTTTGACGAGGCCGTAAGACAGATAAAGCTTTTCTCCGAGCGCATGTTCAATGAGGAAAAAGGTCTTTATATGCATGGCTGGGTGCAGGGGATGGATGTACATCCTCAGTTCCATTGGGGCAGGGCCAATGGCTGGGCCATTTTGACCAAGGTTGAAGTATTGGATGCCTTGCCTGAAGATCATCCGGGAAGGCCTATGGTCATGGATTTATTGAAAAAGCATATCAGAGGATTGGCCAAGTTACAGTCTGGTTCAGGATTTTGGCATCAGCTTTTGGATCAAAATGATTCTTATCTGGAGACTTCTGCAACCGCCATTTATACCTATTGTATTGCCAAGGCGATCAATGAGGGGTGGATTGATGATCAAGCCCATGCACCTATGACCTTATTAGCTTGGAATGCAGTCAGTACTAAAGTCAATGATCAAGGTCAAGTGGAGGGAACTTGTGTCGGTACTGGAATGGGATTCGACCCTGCTTTCTATTATCACCGTCCGATCAATCCTTATGCAGCCCATGGTTACGGGCCGGTTATCGCGGCAGGTGCAGAGGTAATCAGAATGCTTCAAATGCATGATTTTGAAATCAATGATAGTTCGGTGCAGCTATTGGATTCATCTTCAAAAGACTAA
- a CDS encoding RNA polymerase sigma-70 factor, producing the protein MLSSLTNKELLFRISANADKRAFGELFKRYHSKLISFALCYMPNFEEAEDVVSDVFVKLLKKRDSLSDIENFEGYIYFSVKNQCLNQVKRNQRKNQLFSIIDFDDIKTGEYVQPLDEMLTKELRNIITGIVESLPHKRRLVFKMIKDEGLKISEVAKLLDIAEKTVKKHLELAVKDLRLGISDYLSSKDDSTKIVPLQRNVQMIWLAIFMAEVGIVDGI; encoded by the coding sequence ATGCTAAGTTCCCTGACCAATAAAGAGCTATTATTCCGTATATCAGCTAATGCTGACAAGCGAGCTTTTGGCGAACTATTTAAGAGGTACCATTCCAAACTGATTTCTTTTGCACTTTGCTATATGCCTAATTTTGAGGAGGCAGAAGATGTTGTTTCAGATGTTTTTGTAAAACTTTTAAAGAAGCGTGATTCATTAAGTGATATAGAGAATTTTGAGGGATATATTTATTTTTCCGTAAAAAACCAGTGCCTAAATCAGGTCAAAAGAAACCAAAGAAAAAATCAGCTTTTTTCTATAATTGATTTTGATGATATCAAGACGGGGGAGTATGTACAGCCTTTGGATGAAATGTTGACCAAGGAGCTCAGAAATATCATCACAGGAATAGTGGAGAGCTTGCCCCATAAGAGAAGGTTGGTTTTTAAAATGATCAAAGATGAGGGATTGAAAATTAGTGAAGTGGCCAAGCTGCTGGATATTGCTGAAAAAACGGTGAAAAAACATCTGGAATTGGCCGTTAAGGATTTAAGACTGGGCATCAGTGATTACCTTTCCTCCAAAGACGATTCCACTAAAATTGTCCCACTTCAAAGAAATGTCCAAATGATCTGGCTTGCAATTTTTATGGCTGAAGTCGGGATTGTAGACGGTATTTGA
- a CDS encoding MgtC/SapB family protein, which translates to MEEILIIDIDNFQLTQQEFFIRLLVATGIGLLIGLEREHASVPIKEEIFAGVRTFVFVVLFGFFTAFLSFFFTPWLVVAGLVSVMVFGVLSYWVKLKRGDFGGTTTFVMLMAYLLGSVSFLGFVEASLAVTVVVLLVLSLKDPLHSFIQQITQNELFALVKFVVISLLILPFLPNQTMGPYDVFNPRELGWIIILTSGVGFVGYILMKFLGSKRGILLTGIFGGLVSSTVVAWVFAEKSKEVAGLSKNCAVAIISASTIMVIRVFVWVIIFNQELLVNLVLPLSLVFLMGLGIAYYFFKQPSPKSDVKTDLPLGEPLNLKKAFFFGLLYTGILFLVSYANSQLGTKGIYVSSAIAALTDIDAITISVSKLAGDSFSILTAQNVILLATLCNTVVKLGISLTMGSKELRKYILWGFGLIFLTGLAGFLIINA; encoded by the coding sequence ATGGAAGAAATACTGATCATTGACATCGATAATTTCCAACTTACCCAGCAGGAGTTTTTTATCAGGCTGTTGGTGGCTACGGGTATTGGTCTGTTGATAGGTTTGGAGCGGGAGCATGCTTCGGTGCCCATAAAAGAAGAGATTTTCGCAGGGGTAAGGACTTTTGTTTTTGTGGTTCTTTTTGGGTTTTTTACGGCATTTCTAAGTTTCTTTTTTACACCATGGTTGGTGGTGGCAGGCTTGGTTTCTGTGATGGTTTTCGGCGTCCTGTCCTATTGGGTTAAATTGAAAAGGGGGGATTTTGGGGGGACGACGACTTTTGTCATGTTGATGGCGTATTTGTTGGGGAGTGTTAGTTTTCTTGGGTTTGTGGAGGCAAGTCTAGCTGTAACGGTTGTTGTATTGTTGGTTTTGTCGTTGAAAGATCCTCTACACAGTTTTATCCAGCAGATCACACAAAATGAGTTGTTCGCCTTGGTAAAGTTTGTGGTGATATCCTTGCTGATATTACCATTTTTGCCCAATCAGACCATGGGGCCCTATGATGTTTTCAATCCTCGTGAGCTGGGATGGATCATTATCCTAACCTCGGGGGTTGGCTTTGTGGGCTATATTTTGATGAAATTTCTAGGCAGTAAGAGGGGGATTTTGCTTACGGGGATTTTCGGAGGCTTGGTATCCAGTACAGTAGTTGCTTGGGTATTTGCAGAGAAAAGCAAGGAAGTCGCTGGCCTTTCCAAAAACTGCGCGGTAGCCATTATTTCTGCCTCAACAATTATGGTTATTCGCGTATTTGTTTGGGTCATTATTTTTAATCAGGAATTGCTAGTGAATTTAGTATTGCCTTTGTCCCTGGTGTTTTTGATGGGCTTGGGAATAGCCTATTATTTCTTTAAGCAACCTTCTCCAAAATCCGATGTGAAAACCGATTTGCCTTTGGGGGAGCCACTTAATCTGAAGAAAGCTTTCTTTTTTGGGCTATTATATACCGGAATACTCTTTTTGGTCAGTTATGCCAATAGTCAATTGGGTACAAAGGGGATTTATGTTTCCAGCGCGATTGCGGCTTTGACGGACATTGATGCAATCACCATTTCCGTATCCAAATTGGCTGGGGATTCTTTTTCAATCCTCACCGCCCAAAATGTCATTTTGCTGGCTACCCTTTGCAATACAGTGGTGAAGTTGGGGATATCATTGACTATGGGAAGTAAAGAATTACGAAAATATATACTTTGGGGCTTTGGACTGATATTTTTGACAGGCCTTGCTGGTTTTTTAATCATTAATGCTTAG
- a CDS encoding branched-chain amino acid aminotransferase, translating to MSGMEIKMQTKSQNTADQFNFDQFQFGVKATDHILVARYREGEWQSAAIQPFEHLSISPLAMCLHYGQTVFEGLKAYKQVNGELSIFRLDRHYERMNESLQRMAMPNVPEELFKDGIIKLVELEKEWISDREGYSLYIRPFMIATEERLGVSISKEYLFMVVCTPMAAYYAKPLKVKVERQYTRAAKGGVGAAKNGGNYGAAYYPANLAQQEGFDQVIWTDAETHNYVEESGTMNLMFIVDGVLLTPPTGETILSGVTRDSLIQIAKDFGWQVEVRPISLDEIKQAFDIGKKVEAFGVGTAAVVAPFELIQLDKVNYQPYVGDDAQMYQLKQKLTAIRSGAEEDTYGWSFKPITNCYSDAGKMS from the coding sequence ATGAGTGGTATGGAAATCAAAATGCAAACCAAGTCTCAGAATACCGCGGATCAATTTAACTTTGACCAATTCCAGTTTGGCGTAAAAGCTACCGACCATATTTTGGTGGCCAGGTACCGTGAAGGCGAGTGGCAATCAGCCGCCATTCAGCCCTTTGAGCATTTAAGCATTTCACCCTTGGCCATGTGCCTGCATTATGGGCAGACGGTTTTTGAGGGGCTCAAAGCCTATAAGCAGGTCAATGGGGAGCTCAGCATTTTCAGGTTGGACAGGCATTATGAAAGGATGAACGAATCCCTTCAACGTATGGCCATGCCCAATGTCCCAGAAGAACTTTTTAAAGATGGAATCATCAAGTTGGTGGAGTTAGAAAAGGAGTGGATCAGTGACAGAGAAGGGTATTCGCTTTATATCCGTCCATTTATGATCGCTACAGAGGAGCGTTTGGGTGTGAGTATTTCCAAGGAGTACCTTTTTATGGTGGTATGTACTCCGATGGCAGCCTATTATGCCAAGCCACTCAAGGTAAAAGTAGAGCGACAATACACCCGTGCCGCAAAAGGGGGTGTTGGTGCAGCCAAAAATGGGGGTAATTATGGAGCGGCTTACTATCCAGCCAACTTAGCCCAGCAGGAAGGCTTTGATCAGGTGATATGGACCGATGCCGAAACGCATAACTATGTAGAGGAATCCGGGACCATGAACTTGATGTTTATTGTGGATGGGGTTTTGCTTACTCCACCAACAGGTGAGACCATTCTGTCTGGAGTGACCAGGGATTCTTTGATCCAGATAGCCAAGGATTTTGGCTGGCAAGTGGAGGTGCGCCCCATCAGTTTGGATGAAATAAAGCAAGCATTTGATATTGGTAAGAAAGTAGAGGCTTTTGGTGTGGGGACAGCTGCTGTGGTAGCTCCCTTTGAATTGATCCAGTTGGATAAAGTGAATTATCAGCCTTATGTAGGAGATGATGCTCAGATGTATCAGTTGAAGCAAAAACTTACTGCGATCAGGTCTGGTGCCGAAGAGGATACTTATGGATGGAGTTTTAAGCCCATAACCAACTGTTATAGCGATGCGGGTAAAATGAGCTAA
- a CDS encoding FecR family protein, with product MSNEENHIDKLLADWLAGNAKEKDKEAIKQWAAESEENLALLENLKDVWSEKSPEPILVNAEEKIHEMWEAGMQETESNKTLWKAVWRYAAAILLLISVSGSLYFYMESSDPEPTVVAHSNYVIRENPSGQKTKLFLPDGSVAYLNSSSRIKFIQGFSGNERRILLSGEAYFEVAKNKEKPFVVESQGLETVALGTAFNVNAYPGQDELSVSLVEGKVEIRQLGNQGDRLILSPGREASLIQSTNEVLERSFDPMAIIGWKDGKLVFSNAAFDQVKIKLERWFGVKIEVRGDIPQDWHVSTIYEGQNLKNILTDLQYAKNFAYEIKGDNITIRF from the coding sequence GTGAGCAATGAAGAAAACCATATAGACAAGCTGTTAGCAGACTGGCTTGCTGGCAATGCCAAAGAAAAGGATAAGGAAGCCATCAAGCAATGGGCCGCTGAAAGTGAGGAGAATTTGGCCTTGCTGGAAAATTTGAAAGATGTTTGGTCAGAGAAAAGTCCTGAGCCCATTCTAGTAAATGCTGAAGAAAAGATCCATGAAATGTGGGAGGCTGGAATGCAGGAGACAGAAAGTAATAAGACTCTATGGAAAGCCGTATGGCGATATGCTGCTGCCATTTTGTTGTTGATCAGTGTATCTGGTAGCCTTTATTTTTATATGGAGTCTTCTGATCCTGAACCTACAGTAGTTGCTCATTCCAATTATGTGATCAGAGAAAATCCATCAGGGCAAAAAACCAAACTTTTTCTCCCTGATGGATCCGTAGCCTATTTAAACAGCTCCTCCAGAATAAAATTTATACAAGGCTTTTCAGGTAATGAGCGGAGGATACTCTTATCAGGGGAGGCCTATTTTGAAGTCGCTAAAAATAAAGAAAAGCCCTTTGTGGTAGAAAGTCAAGGATTGGAAACGGTGGCCTTGGGGACGGCTTTTAATGTGAATGCTTATCCTGGGCAGGATGAATTGAGCGTGTCCTTGGTCGAAGGAAAAGTAGAGATCCGTCAATTAGGCAACCAGGGGGATCGTTTGATACTCAGTCCAGGAAGGGAGGCCAGTTTGATACAGTCTACCAATGAAGTACTTGAAAGGTCTTTTGATCCGATGGCCATTATTGGTTGGAAAGATGGCAAGCTTGTCTTTAGCAATGCGGCCTTTGATCAGGTGAAAATAAAGCTGGAAAGGTGGTTTGGGGTGAAAATTGAGGTGCGGGGAGATATTCCTCAAGACTGGCATGTAAGTACTATTTACGAAGGACAAAACTTGAAAAATATATTAACTGATTTACAATATGCTAAAAATTTTGCCTATGAGATAAAAGGAGACAACATTACCATAAGATTTTAA
- a CDS encoding rhamnogalacturonan acetylesterase → MTALIQKEEKASLYIIGDSTVRNSRGDGGPGQWGWGTFIDDFFDSTRLEVSNQAMAGRSTRTFVKEGRWQRVLDDLKPGDFVMMQFGHNEGSKPDTTRAGYRGVLRGTGDETVNLTWPDGTVETVHTYGWYLKKFVTEAKAKGATPIICSMIPRNKFQDGEVERAHQDYGKWAKEIARKTGAAFIDLNSIVADQYDQWGPNVVKALFERDHTHTNEAGARINAWSVVQGLKGLEDCNLKSYLKKDKPTLFLIGDSTVKNGQGDGAGGLWGWGDYMAQYFDQDQIKVQNHALGGTSSRTFQTYGLWEKVREKLEPGDYVIMQFGHNDSSPLDDSHRARGTIRSAGTEAEEIYNPITKQYETVFSYGQYLKKIITETKAAGATPIVCSLIPRNSWKEGKINRADNSYGLWAKQAASAREAYFIDLNKIISDGYDDLGEQYVKEHFFNDSDHTHTILEGAEYNAKAVIKGIKGLEECELKDYIK, encoded by the coding sequence ATGACAGCGCTTATTCAAAAAGAAGAAAAAGCCAGCCTGTATATTATTGGTGATAGCACAGTACGTAATAGCCGAGGAGATGGTGGGCCAGGACAATGGGGCTGGGGAACCTTCATTGATGACTTCTTTGACAGCACTAGACTAGAGGTGAGCAATCAGGCCATGGCTGGCAGAAGTACCAGGACCTTTGTAAAGGAAGGCCGTTGGCAGCGGGTTTTAGATGACCTTAAGCCAGGAGATTTTGTGATGATGCAGTTCGGCCATAATGAGGGCAGTAAGCCGGACACCACACGTGCAGGCTATCGAGGGGTGCTGCGTGGCACTGGGGACGAAACGGTCAACCTCACTTGGCCTGACGGTACGGTAGAAACCGTTCATACCTATGGATGGTACCTGAAAAAATTTGTAACTGAAGCCAAAGCCAAAGGAGCCACTCCAATCATATGTTCTATGATCCCTAGGAACAAATTCCAAGATGGCGAAGTAGAAAGGGCTCATCAAGATTATGGCAAATGGGCCAAGGAAATTGCCAGAAAGACAGGAGCAGCCTTTATAGACCTGAACAGTATTGTAGCAGACCAGTATGACCAATGGGGACCCAATGTGGTCAAGGCCCTTTTTGAAAGGGACCATACCCATACCAATGAGGCTGGAGCAAGGATCAATGCTTGGTCAGTAGTCCAAGGATTAAAGGGACTGGAGGATTGCAATCTAAAATCCTACCTTAAAAAAGATAAACCAACCCTTTTCCTAATTGGGGACAGCACGGTCAAAAATGGCCAGGGCGATGGTGCCGGCGGCCTTTGGGGCTGGGGAGACTATATGGCACAATACTTTGACCAGGATCAAATTAAAGTCCAAAACCATGCCCTAGGAGGCACCAGTAGCCGGACTTTCCAGACCTATGGACTTTGGGAAAAGGTACGAGAAAAATTGGAACCGGGTGATTATGTCATCATGCAGTTTGGCCATAATGACAGCAGCCCATTAGATGACAGCCACCGAGCCAGGGGGACCATCAGAAGCGCAGGCACCGAAGCTGAGGAAATTTACAATCCCATCACCAAACAATATGAAACCGTATTTTCTTATGGGCAGTACCTTAAAAAGATCATTACGGAAACCAAAGCGGCAGGAGCGACCCCTATCGTCTGCTCACTGATCCCTAGAAACAGCTGGAAAGAGGGAAAGATAAACCGCGCCGATAATAGCTATGGACTATGGGCCAAACAAGCCGCATCAGCCCGGGAAGCCTATTTTATCGATTTAAATAAAATCATCTCCGATGGATATGATGACCTAGGCGAGCAATATGTAAAGGAACATTTCTTTAATGATTCTGATCATACGCATACCATCCTCGAAGGAGCAGAATACAATGCCAAAGCTGTCATCAAAGGCATTAAAGGCTTAGAAGAATGTGAATTGAAGGATTATATAAAATAA